The window CTGCTGATTGATACCTGAGTTGATCTTTACAGAGGTGTGACAGCGCCCCCTCTGGGAAaaataattacctttttttctctccttgtaTCTTCAGTGGGATGAACTAAGACACCAGTGAGGGAAACATGGATGCAGTTAAGGGAACTGAGATTCACCCACTGAGGCTTGAACTTGAAGCTCTTCAAACTCAGTAAAGTACATAATCTGGTTAGATTATGTACctttcctctcagctgttgatGGGAAACCACCTGAGGATATCTAACTTTCTGTTGGTGTCTATTTTTCAAATCATTATGATCTTAAATTACTCTGGTCATGTGTATTCATTAAATTTGGAGAAAAATCCATTGAAATTGTGTTTAGCGTTACTGAACAGCTTCACTGCTTCCTGAAATAAAACCTTTAACAAGGCTGAATTCCTGATCCATAAACTATGAAGCTCAAATAAACAGACAAGTCTTCACTGGGTTTCCtgaggatttttattcattttacacCAATATCACCAATAAAAACTGTTATTACAGAATGAGTACCAACGGAAAATGACAAATAGGAGCCATAAAAGGAAGCTTTGAgagaaatcaaattaaaaagaaaaaaaaatcaagacaaTTGTTCTTCAGTTTGCAACACAAGAGTCTGAACGTTTTCAGCTTTAATCAATTTAGTATGTACACATACTATTTGATTGGTGTAAAGTGAAGATCAAAATCCAGCTCCACGtataaaactacaataaaaacaaaaaaagggttGCTAAAATTAACACCACTGCAAACATTTGTACAGATTAGAAATCATTTTCACCCCATCAGAGAGAGATTTGGCACACTGGCATCAAACAAGAACTGTGTTGAACCAAACCCTGCTTCAGTTTAAGTGTTTTATAACCTCATCTGTGACAAAAGgaaaatcatttaatttattcatagTTGAGTATAAACACTAGATCCAGTTTATTGACATTAAGAAACAAACATGATGTGATTCTGAGCTCTTTCTTATTTCTTGGTCCCTGGAAGCTGCTGcagtgacaaaataaaacatctgcaggAACAGCTAGAGAGTCATCACTTCTCTCCAGATGTGTTTAACTCACACAGTGAAGGAAAGTGATGCTTCTAGCTACGACTGTCAAACAGACGACAACCTGcagcaaaggaaagaagcagaatgaaaaaaaaacaataatttcaTCACAGGAGTTCATTGTCCTCTTCTAATCTTCACTGGTTTACTGTTAGGAAGACAAACAAAGTGGATCAAATCTGTTAGTGTTCATATAACAAAggctgtttcatttcatttagaaaAGAGATATTTCTGGGTAAAAAGCTAAAGGTTATTGGATGAATTTGTTTTTCAGACATCaaggtttaaataaaaatacaacatgtcAACATTTTCCTGTAGTTACACTGGATCTCACACAGAGAAATGCTTCATAAGACTGACTTCATACATCTAAAACATTTGGTACCTGGTGGACTTTACCATCAGGCAAGTTAGGCATCTGTCTAGGGCCCCAACTAAGAGGGTCCCAAACAGTTATAGACTTATTATGATGTTTAGATAGATATGAAAGATATTGAATTATGTTACTATTCTAACTCATTGACCCCAAAAATAATGTAcaaaagaccctaaccctaacccaaacctcTTAAAAACATGTAACTGTATACTCCTACTTCAGAGgattttgattgtttttgatCAAAACATAACTATTAAAatatgagacagagagagatgttttTAAACTCTGTTATTCTTTCTATAGCTTTGGCAACACTGTATTCAAACATTCATGCTAATAAATCACTTTGAattgagaaaaagagagtgacaGATAATtgtgagacagaaaataaagaaaaaaggtgaTAAATATCATTAAACTATCCAGaattacataaaatatttacaattgTAGTAAGATTAAGCACATTGTGTTAACACTACCTCTCTTTCTTTAACTCTTGTGTATTATAAATTAATGTACTATTAGTATTTAATAACTTTACTTCAGGTAAAAGTTGTGAGCCAAAACCAAacagagacaaataaaaaagaaactgaaggaaaaaaCACACCATCCACCacaaattaacaaaatataaatcagatgaaagtaaagaaaatgtgtttaacaaCTCCATCACTTCCGATTCCAATCTTACCTTCATTAGATTTGATCACAGCTTTGTCCAGTTTGGTGATGATGTCGAGTTTGagaaagtataaaaataaacacgGTTTGTCTGAGGCCCCAAACCCTCTGAACACAGTTTGTCTAAATTGTGTTTTCACCTTTAAAATACAACAGTTTGAGAGAGTTTAAATAATTTCATATATGTTTAGTTCAGTAAGGTAAGTTGGTGTAATGAAGTACTCACCATCAGGGCCTGGAACAACAAccgatgatgatgatcatcatcatcatgaagtGTCTGaagctgtaaaaagaaaaacaatttgattttatCATGAGAGACAAAACTGGATATGAGTGATGATTTACTAACATCTGGCTCTGTCGAGTTGTTCATATATACATTAATATCtctcagtatttttaaaaatacttataTTATGCTGTCAAGTATTAAATATGCtgtctaaatattaaattaaacatttcatatttaaaatacttACTGTTTGCAGATTGAAATcctgaaatacagaaaaacagtATCACAGTTATTTATTCAGAATTTATGAACGAACACTAAGAGAAAACAGTACTATCTGTGTCATTATTACAATATGTAAAATAGTTGTATGTCtaatatttacactttatggTCTTTGTATGaccaaaagtaaaatatatataacaacaTTAACACCAAAACAATTAGTAAAAGATGAGTAAAAACATCTTTTGTCTCTCACCATccttctctttgttcttcttccagAGGAAGTATCCAGTGATGCAGACTACCAGGAGCAGCAGTACAATAACAGGTCCAATGACAGCACCAAGAGGGAACCCTGAAGAACCTGAAGATCCAAAACAGAACATTCAGCATAGTTTATCTCGCTCTTTCATCACTTAATGgatcagattttatttattaacataaCTTGAGTCATTTAAGTTCTCAAAAGGAAgtcaaaagaagaagacaaacatgTTGATGCTGAGTGTGTTTTAGTGAACAATCAGTGTTGGGAGTTAAAACCACAAAGTTTTACAGTCATCTCATTTGTTtgaagagaaacacagacatgaaaaacattACTGTCTGAACTTTATTACAGATATATTACAATACTGACCTGATGAAAACTGTGTTACAGTGTTTAACACAATTATGCTTTGACAGGCTAAATTTAAACTTGTGTAAATATCTATCTAATAAATAACGATGCCTTCAACTGTTGTAAGAGCTCTTGTGTGAGgggaaaacagaaataaagaagtagaTGTTAGAGGAGGCTTGATGCTCTGACAtgtggaaataataaaatataaataaataaacaataaacaatgataataataataatgccacATTAACAGAAAGCAAGACATACAACAGTAGTAGACTGTAGACATTAACAAGATGAAAGTAGaagacaatgaaatacagtaaGGAGAggatgaaaattaaaaaataataaataaaataaaatacataaaatgaaataaaaagactaacaataaacaaacaacatcacataaaagctaaTCTGTGGAATTTagttttaagaagtgatttaaaagaagttacTCAATCTGCAAGCCTTATTTCCTCAGGCAGGTTGTTCCAAAGCCGAGGGGCCCTGATGGCAAAAACACAGTTTCCTTTAGATTTCAACCTTGACTTTGGAACAGCCAGCAGGGCCCCTCCCGAGGATCTAAGACTGTGGGCCAGCTCATATGGAGTCAACATATCTGCTATGTAGCTTGGAACTAGACCCAGTTGTGCTTTATAAGTGAtcagtaaaatattaaaatggtaaatggtcaaagcacttttacactacgcttcattcacccattcacacacattcatacagtgctggcaggagctaccatgcAGGTAATGTCTGAAAGATCAATTAGAGTGACCAAATTAACAACTAGAGAAGAAATAAACTTTGTTATCAGGTAACATAATAAACATATAGAAACTGTACTGAAAAGGAAAGCATACATATTTCTAAAGAAATTGAACTCGCTCTGAtcatttggaaaaataaaactgattaaaaagacacataaaaTCTAGATGACttaaaaaacagagacaaataaaaaagaaactgaaggaaaaaaCACACCATCCACCacaaattaacaaaatataaatcagatgaaagtaaagaaaatgtgtttaacaaCTCCATCACTTCCGATTCCAATCTTACCTTCATTAGATTTGATCACAGCTTTGTCCAGTTTGGTGATGATGTCGTCCTTCACACCAGagagctgaaacacacattcGTACCTCCTCCAGTCTTCAGGTGTGACTGATGAAAGGTTCAGGGCAACACTCATCTGGAAGGATCCATCATGGTTGGGGAGGATCTCTCCAAGCTCCACATCCTCATGAAGttcctctccatctttcctccagaaCATCTCGGCTCTGGCAGGGTAGAAACCTGTAGCGAAGCAGCtgactggagaggagggagtcttCTGGAGGAGAGACACTGAGGGAAGGTCTGGAGAGTAAAGACAAAGACAGTTTAtagtttctttattattatttacagtatattattattataattcctgtttgatatttaaatgtattcttaacacttatatatacagtatatatgacaTGCAAATACACCTCATTGAAGTGTGATTGAGAAAAGGTGGGAtggacagaggagaagaaagacagatgaagagagGTAAGGAGTGAGAGACTAGGTTAGAAAGAGGggaggacagtgagagagataaagacagacagaaatgtgagagaaaagagaaagaaagtggaGATATAGAGtggttaaaaatgtgaaaaagagacagagagaaaatctGAGACAGCAGGTCTCTGTGTGTTGGTTCATATTGATTGTAATGTTACTGTAAGTTAGAAACAGAGGAGGCATATTAACATTGTTGTGTTCATGAAACTACATCAGGTCATGTGATTCTACCTGTTCTCATCAGAGAGCTCCTCCCGTAGTTCACATACTCCTTCAGCCAGTTAACCCAAGTCTGGATGATGTCGTTCTTCCAGCGTTCTCCTTGACCAGTCCTCTCCCATTTCTGTTTGGTGATGACAGCCTGTTGTTTGGGAGCGATCCATGTCAGAGTCTTTAGGTCAAGTGATATGAAGTCTTCACCATCATAACCATACTGATAGAATCCATTAAAATCTCCAGTCTCATTGTCCCATTCACAGCCGTACATCTCCTGGACAATGTGGACacctgagacagagagacagagagacagagagacagactgcaGTAAACCAGCTGATATCACATCTtcaccacagagacacactgatccacacacaccaaaacacaacaTCTACACCTTCTGCTGTTATTGGCTGGATGGAAACCACTCACAGCCAATCATCATCTGGGCAGTGTGGACtactcagagagagacagagaagcagagactgctgggaaacagagtccacttcctgtctttaccacagagacacactgccTCCACTGAGAACAACACTGAGGTAGAGTcctgactaacacacacagacacacacactgaggtgaAGTcctgactaacacacacacacacacacacacactgaggtagAGTCCTGACTAACACATACAGATTAAACCTGATCCTGGACTGAACTTTACATCCACTGAAATCCTGCAGCCAGTCCCACTATGATCTCTTCCTGTGACACTACAAACTAGACTGTCCTGAAGCTCCTGAAGCTTTTATTCAGGATTAGTCACTAATCACTAGTCTGTAACATTTGGATGCAACAATAcaaaaaactgtgaaacataAACAAACCTCCAGTTTGGTTAAAGCGCTCCCTCAAAGTTTCGAGGTTGACTTTGAAGAGCTGCTGGTTATCCCGATGGCTCTCAGTCACCTTCACCCAGTACTGTAAATCTTCTGGGAATTCGTCCACCCAGTCCTGTTTGGGTACTGCTTTCATGGTGTTGCTGTCATAGTGTTCAACCTGAACACCATCAAATGTCCTTACAGCCACAAACTCTGGGAAGTTTGGGACTTGAGAGGAACCAGTGTAGTAATACTCCAGAGAGTGTTGCACTGTAAGACAAAGTTCATGTCATCATTTCAGTTTTCTGAATTAGTTTTATAAATAacctttacatttaaaaaaaatgtacttctTTCAGCAGCTTTTCTCTAAAATTGCAGCAATTGGGAACAATTTTAAGTAAAGGAATATAATAACCGATGAAAAGTCATATTTAATCACTTCCTGTGAACTGCTATGATGTGAAATGCAATAATTGGTCCAAATCACATCTGTTGATTtaatggatgtattataattatCTTATAATCTTCCTCTATTGATTTGAGCCAAACATTGCTGTGATTTAGCAAGCTCAGAAATATTGCACATTTCTTGACTTTGGGTTAATAATTATGatcacaaaatcacattttcctGTAGGGACTGATACATGCTGCATGTGATTATAATTAGACTTTCTCTATTCAGCTAATTGAAATATTTTGTATTGGATTAAAGAATGTCTATTATGGTTTTTATCTTATATTGTAAACTGTGGACAATGGCAACTTCTGTTTCTTCTACTTTATACAGTTTAGAAATGGGTTGTTCAGTTTCCACTTTCCTGTTGTCtttattaatgattaaataacatttaaattcattttcctGATGTTGTACTCATATTTTGGATTCTTTCTTCTATTTCTTTGGTTAAGcaaattttaaaaactgtataaatGTGGCAGGATGAATGAAACAAGTGACAAAACTTATAAACCtgcaataaatgaaaataaatgataaaagtaAGACCTGTCTCTTGTGCATCTCACTTTCATATCTTGATTTATGTAACTTAAGAATTTTTAagaagtttttaattttaattttcaatattattataatttgctttattttttatggtAATTATTATTTGTTCTATTTCATAGTTACTTGTTTTTAATCTAACTGGTGAATGCTAATATAGGTAGAGGCCCTGTATTAGCCCTTTTGGGTTTCTTGTTGCTACCTTgcacctttctttttctttttcttgtcttattattgtgcaaaataaaaaactccTCTTGAAAAAACTTCAAGAATTATATTTGAATTTCACTTTCAAAATCTCTGATAATAAACATTTTGTGTAAAACTAAATCTTCTGAATTGTGTGACAATCACAAAAAATGTTGAGTTTTATATTTTAGAAAGTTCTCTTGGATTATTTTTACTCTCATGTACTCATTCTGTTCTGTTTCTATTGATATCAGTTTATACTGAattaaaagcatattttttattaactcTAATATCCAATGTGAACTGATCATTCACTTTTAGTCCAGATTCCAAGAGTTTACTGCAGCAGAAAGCAGAATAAACGTTGAACTATCAGATTATTGTGTGTTTCATGATGCTCTGCTGTCTTCTGTCATTTATGTACTCAGATGTGTTTGTTCTGAGAAGTTCGCCTTCAAATCTTTGCAGTTTTAACACTGTGAATGACTTTGTGACTAATTTGATCTCAGACTGATGTTTGCacatttgtctctgtgttttattgtaacaTCTGGTTTAATGCAGCTAAATCAGATAACCTAGTAAT is drawn from Scomber japonicus isolate fScoJap1 chromosome 15, fScoJap1.pri, whole genome shotgun sequence and contains these coding sequences:
- the LOC128374704 gene encoding class I histocompatibility antigen, F10 alpha chain-like; its protein translation is MKILCFLVLLGLHSAAAVQHSLEYYYTGSSQVPNFPEFVAVRTFDGVQVEHYDSNTMKAVPKQDWVDEFPEDLQYWVKVTESHRDNQQLFKVNLETLRERFNQTGGVHIVQEMYGCEWDNETGDFNGFYQYGYDGEDFISLDLKTLTWIAPKQQAVITKQKWERTGQGERWKNDIIQTWVNWLKEYVNYGRSSLMRTGRIT